A region of Fimbriimonadaceae bacterium DNA encodes the following proteins:
- the trkA_1 gene encoding Trk system potassium uptake protein TrkA — protein sequence MYMILIGGGNVGLQLAKRLIARDHEVLLLEKDSRTAQHLAQLIGEEHVMHGDGCEVTTQKSAGFGRADVIVAVTGEDEDNLVVCQMAKLIWEVDRVLARVNDPGHEGIFKEIGIDETVSATGIIFSLLEQQIAVDEMIPVGALAKGNIEVLETVISSRSPVAGKLVRELTLPPHTNFVYIIRNGEGIMVDGDTRLEVDDSLVALVPTRHAQDLKDLLFSSRT from the coding sequence ATGTACATGATCCTCATTGGCGGCGGGAATGTCGGACTCCAGTTGGCAAAGCGGCTGATTGCCCGCGACCACGAAGTCCTTTTGCTCGAAAAAGACAGTCGAACCGCCCAGCACCTTGCTCAGCTCATCGGCGAGGAACACGTCATGCACGGTGATGGCTGTGAAGTGACAACCCAAAAGTCGGCGGGTTTCGGACGGGCCGATGTCATCGTGGCCGTAACCGGTGAAGACGAGGATAACCTTGTCGTTTGCCAAATGGCCAAGCTGATTTGGGAAGTGGACCGCGTGCTCGCCCGTGTCAACGACCCTGGTCACGAAGGGATCTTCAAGGAGATCGGCATCGACGAGACCGTCAGCGCAACGGGCATCATCTTTTCCCTGCTCGAACAGCAGATTGCCGTCGACGAAATGATTCCGGTTGGCGCCCTCGCAAAAGGAAACATTGAGGTGCTTGAGACGGTCATAAGCTCTCGATCGCCTGTGGCTGGCAAACTGGTCCGCGAACTTACCCTCCCACCGCATACCAACTTCGTCTACATCATCCGCAACGGTGAAGGCATCATGGTGGACGGGGACACCCGACTGGAAGTCGACGACTCACTCGTCGCGTTGGTACCCACGCGTCACGCGCAGGACCTGAAGGATCTGCTTTTCAGCAGCCGAACCTAG
- the trkA_2 gene encoding Trk system potassium uptake protein TrkA, translating to MNVVIFGCGRTGSVLALQLAARGHKVWVIEQNPDALKRLGKNHNCEIIIGSGIDEDVLLAANIENADAFFAVTRGDNSNLMAAQIVRMKYKVPYVCVKVADPHRAEAYRKLGYECVTASSLVAGYMRDWLMKEPFKTLDTYNELPPELEF from the coding sequence ATGAACGTCGTCATATTCGGCTGTGGCCGAACCGGTTCGGTGCTCGCCCTCCAGCTGGCTGCCCGCGGCCACAAGGTCTGGGTCATCGAACAGAATCCCGACGCGCTAAAGCGATTGGGTAAGAACCACAACTGCGAAATCATCATCGGCAGCGGCATCGACGAAGATGTTCTGCTTGCCGCGAACATCGAGAACGCCGATGCCTTTTTCGCGGTCACCCGGGGGGACAACTCAAACCTGATGGCTGCGCAGATCGTGCGCATGAAGTATAAGGTCCCCTACGTTTGCGTGAAGGTCGCCGACCCCCACCGCGCCGAAGCTTATCGAAAACTCGGGTACGAATGCGTGACGGCAAGCAGCCTCGTTGCCGGTTACATGCGCGACTGGCTTATGAAAGAGCCCTTCAAGACCCTCGACACTTACAATGAGCTGCCGCCGGAGCTGGAGTTCTAA
- the glnD gene encoding Bifunctional uridylyltransferase/uridylyl-removing enzyme: protein MTEPGNERLVARLSHDRAALLDRCRTFSSGIEWASAHSALADELVRGVVAEMAAKTGGLPAMSIVATGGYGRAELSPYSDADLTIIPLHENDPEIDSAIRLIFRGLHDAFHDFGITVGYAYRLIADAPGLDAESMTSLLDARLVAGEAEPMNQLLALLWETFPTGDFLVAKLREREADRTRTNDTPLAVEPDLKVGAGGLRCVHTANWMGMAIGDRSRRPTAAYEAVLRARNLLHVASGRANDRFSRARQAEVADLIGADMLAMSSALAENLESNDHLYQHAVRELRGRRFQLGPNLWAANGSLRVDDVPTLGDAAVAVALAAEIGIEAGDFKVPSSEKAKGNLLLQTISRGEHVLRTLDRCGLLASMLPELQACRYLMPSDSSHSYTVYEHSMRVVRNLDNPPEGFLSEIRANLASSPVLFLAALMHDAGKAIPGERHSITGEQLVRDVSQRWGLERSIADDVAWLVREHLTMSHVIRLRDVYHQATAHDFAETVRTPERLSMLTLLTWADIAAVSEEAWTPVQEDLLKELYDRTMWVLESDASDLPDPDLYRRRLRRAAEPDDQGPKLAEFVDSLPGHYLLSNDSATIYSHFGFYRKALEGEPSLDLQARPETGSSELTVCCPDASGLLNRILGVIYAFDLSLHGLRASTTQSTPHIAIDVFSVSFAGRPIPQATAARFIQGLLAVLSRDRTVEEVLTEHGKDPARRQEDFRWQFVPGDPAILEFTAPRGRGMPYRLSHMILREGWNVLAARVGQWAGYGTAAFYIERADGEPIGSDQVERALAQKV, encoded by the coding sequence ATGACCGAACCAGGGAATGAGCGCCTGGTGGCTCGCCTGAGCCACGATCGCGCAGCCTTGCTGGATCGCTGCCGAACGTTTTCCAGCGGCATTGAGTGGGCTTCGGCCCACTCGGCATTGGCGGACGAGCTCGTTCGAGGCGTCGTCGCCGAGATGGCCGCGAAAACCGGCGGCCTGCCGGCGATGAGCATTGTCGCCACTGGAGGATATGGCCGAGCCGAGCTCTCGCCCTACAGCGATGCGGATCTGACCATCATTCCGCTCCACGAAAACGACCCCGAAATCGACTCCGCCATTCGCCTGATTTTCCGTGGGCTCCACGACGCCTTCCACGACTTCGGGATCACCGTCGGCTACGCGTATCGCCTTATCGCCGACGCTCCCGGCCTCGATGCCGAGTCCATGACGAGCCTGCTCGACGCTCGGCTCGTGGCAGGCGAAGCGGAGCCGATGAACCAATTGCTTGCATTGCTCTGGGAAACCTTCCCGACCGGCGACTTCCTCGTGGCAAAGCTGCGGGAACGCGAAGCTGACCGCACGCGCACGAACGATACGCCGCTCGCGGTCGAGCCCGATCTAAAGGTCGGTGCCGGGGGACTCAGATGCGTCCATACCGCCAACTGGATGGGAATGGCGATCGGGGATCGCTCCCGACGCCCCACGGCTGCGTACGAAGCTGTCCTCCGCGCCCGCAACCTGCTCCATGTGGCGTCTGGGCGGGCCAACGATCGGTTTTCTCGCGCCCGACAAGCTGAGGTAGCCGACCTCATCGGCGCCGACATGCTGGCGATGTCCTCGGCCCTGGCCGAGAATCTCGAGTCCAACGACCACCTTTACCAGCATGCCGTGCGGGAGTTGCGTGGCCGACGATTTCAGCTTGGACCAAACCTTTGGGCGGCAAACGGCTCGCTCCGCGTTGATGACGTTCCGACCTTGGGTGACGCTGCGGTTGCGGTCGCGCTCGCCGCTGAAATTGGTATCGAGGCGGGCGACTTCAAGGTGCCAAGCTCGGAGAAGGCTAAAGGAAATCTGTTGCTGCAGACGATTAGTCGGGGAGAGCATGTGCTTCGCACCCTTGACCGATGCGGCCTCCTCGCTTCGATGCTCCCAGAGCTGCAAGCCTGCCGATATCTGATGCCCTCGGACAGCTCCCATTCCTATACCGTCTATGAACATTCGATGCGAGTGGTTCGGAACCTCGACAATCCACCCGAAGGCTTCTTGAGTGAGATTCGAGCCAATCTGGCTTCCAGCCCTGTGCTGTTCCTGGCGGCGCTGATGCACGATGCCGGTAAAGCCATTCCCGGGGAGAGGCACTCGATCACGGGAGAACAATTGGTTCGGGACGTCTCGCAACGATGGGGACTGGAGCGCTCGATCGCCGACGACGTCGCCTGGCTGGTCAGGGAGCATCTTACGATGTCGCACGTCATCCGCTTGCGCGACGTGTACCACCAAGCCACCGCCCACGACTTCGCCGAAACCGTTAGGACGCCGGAGCGCCTCAGCATGCTGACGCTCCTCACGTGGGCTGATATCGCCGCGGTATCCGAAGAAGCCTGGACGCCAGTTCAGGAGGACCTCCTCAAGGAGCTGTACGACCGCACCATGTGGGTCTTGGAATCCGATGCATCCGATCTCCCCGACCCGGATCTATACCGGAGGCGGCTGCGGCGAGCGGCAGAACCTGACGACCAAGGCCCCAAGCTCGCAGAATTCGTCGACTCGCTGCCCGGCCACTATCTGCTCAGTAACGACTCCGCAACGATCTACTCACACTTCGGATTCTATCGAAAGGCTCTCGAAGGCGAACCATCCCTTGACCTTCAGGCAAGGCCAGAGACAGGATCGTCTGAATTGACCGTCTGCTGCCCCGATGCATCCGGCCTCCTCAACCGCATCCTTGGCGTGATCTATGCCTTCGACCTGAGCCTGCACGGCTTGCGGGCCAGCACGACGCAATCGACCCCACACATCGCGATCGACGTCTTCAGCGTCAGTTTTGCCGGCCGTCCGATCCCCCAGGCTACGGCGGCCCGTTTCATCCAAGGTTTGCTCGCCGTGCTGAGCCGCGACCGAACCGTGGAGGAGGTCTTGACCGAGCACGGAAAGGACCCTGCCCGCCGGCAAGAGGACTTTCGATGGCAATTCGTGCCCGGAGATCCCGCAATCTTGGAATTCACCGCCCCCCGGGGCCGTGGCATGCCCTACCGGCTCAGTCACATGATCCTGAGAGAAGGTTGGAACGTGCTTGCCGCCCGAGTTGGCCAATGGGCGGGCTATGGAACCGCTGCATTCTATATCGAACGGGCCGACGGAGAGCCAATTGGGTCCGACCAGGTCGAACGAGCCCTGGCCCAGAAGGTATAA
- the lptD_2 gene encoding LPS-assembly protein LptD encodes MIGFGVAKVIALAAISGQDPPQVTVEAISKELVIEWRRKKVDLDTRVMTFEDGATAYYGPTVVVADRIVIDAQNETGTATGNVQVRDPIGTLTCSDLYFDYRNRSGRARGVDVVVDGARLRIKSVDINPIRWEVSEVRAGLFGNIAPHWEIGSPKVTLTPGASGTIQRPALYVDNVPKIVLPSTKFSLDRRATGLRPPSVSLRDGKIGVTTFNSLLITAQSAVSFYNRFAKGQLPSTSLEYTWSSVPAGRAESLIAPRSDLDERFVDSYVDNITVPSRQVELDQLRAPRQSIGIGTAWTVGTSGRPVDSSDISKLYEATVEVGDDLGFAGGYAQGRIQRIRPDRHTSFLTRGNFLGTLTSDPFPIGKNLTGLLRLDGGVYLAGSTKFGWARGLGAVDWRPHPNLSLSAGYAGTGSSGTMQFAFDGVRTGHAFLSRLDMRSGPYAAGVILKFDPRTRKIFDHQYQFSFFAGAFEPFLVLRQNPKTVTFGVRLRLDSLIRRLQNRDFVRGR; translated from the coding sequence ATGATCGGATTCGGCGTGGCCAAGGTGATCGCCTTGGCAGCAATCTCCGGTCAAGACCCCCCGCAAGTTACCGTCGAGGCGATTAGCAAGGAACTGGTAATCGAGTGGCGTCGCAAGAAGGTCGACCTCGACACCCGGGTCATGACCTTTGAGGATGGTGCGACCGCCTACTACGGTCCGACCGTGGTGGTGGCCGACCGAATCGTCATCGATGCGCAGAACGAAACGGGCACGGCGACCGGAAATGTGCAGGTACGGGATCCGATCGGCACTTTGACGTGCTCCGATTTGTACTTCGACTATCGCAACCGGTCCGGTCGTGCCCGCGGCGTCGACGTCGTCGTGGACGGCGCCAGGCTACGGATCAAGTCGGTCGACATCAACCCGATCCGCTGGGAAGTATCGGAGGTACGGGCAGGGCTTTTTGGCAATATTGCGCCGCACTGGGAAATCGGCAGTCCCAAGGTTACGCTGACCCCGGGGGCTTCGGGCACGATCCAGCGACCCGCCCTGTATGTGGACAATGTTCCGAAGATCGTGTTGCCCTCGACGAAGTTCAGCCTGGACCGCCGGGCCACGGGATTGCGACCACCGTCCGTCAGTCTCCGCGACGGCAAGATTGGCGTCACGACTTTCAATAGCCTGCTGATCACGGCTCAGAGCGCGGTTTCCTTCTACAATCGCTTCGCCAAGGGCCAGCTGCCTTCGACCTCGCTGGAATACACGTGGAGTTCGGTGCCCGCGGGCCGGGCGGAGTCGTTAATCGCTCCGCGGTCCGACCTCGACGAGCGTTTTGTCGATTCGTATGTCGATAACATCACGGTACCGAGCCGACAGGTCGAGCTGGATCAGCTGCGGGCTCCAAGGCAGTCGATCGGAATCGGCACGGCTTGGACCGTGGGGACTTCGGGGAGGCCGGTCGATTCTTCGGATATCTCGAAACTGTACGAGGCAACAGTCGAGGTGGGCGACGACCTGGGCTTCGCGGGCGGCTACGCACAGGGAAGGATTCAACGCATTCGTCCAGACCGGCACACCAGCTTTCTGACCCGCGGCAACTTCCTCGGCACGCTGACGAGCGATCCCTTCCCGATCGGTAAGAACCTGACGGGTCTGCTACGGCTGGACGGTGGTGTGTATTTGGCGGGCTCTACAAAATTTGGTTGGGCACGCGGGCTGGGCGCGGTGGACTGGCGACCACATCCCAATCTATCGCTTTCGGCGGGCTACGCCGGTACCGGAAGCTCCGGGACGATGCAGTTTGCGTTTGACGGCGTAAGGACGGGACACGCTTTCCTTTCCAGGCTCGACATGCGGTCGGGGCCGTATGCCGCCGGCGTCATCCTCAAGTTCGATCCGCGAACGAGAAAGATTTTTGATCATCAATACCAGTTCAGCTTCTTTGCCGGGGCGTTCGAACCTTTCTTGGTGCTTCGCCAGAATCCGAAGACGGTGACGTTCGGTGTTCGTCTCCGGCTGGACAGTTTAATTCGACGTTTGCAGAACCGCGACTTTGTTCGTGGACGTTGA
- the btuD_5 gene encoding Vitamin B12 import ATP-binding protein BtuD, with amino-acid sequence MLEVKNLRKEYYGLVAVSDVSFRLKPGDVFGFIGSNGAGKTTTIKMIATLLEPTSGSATINGADINSDPIEVRRQIGYMPDFFGVYDDVRVWEYLDFFATIYKVPPKQRPEVIDNVLELTDLTVKRGAFVQSLSRGMQQRLCLARCLVHDPALLLLDEPASGLDPRARAELKELILELGRMGKIVIVSSHILPELEGFCNTVGIIERGELLACGPVSDIIRQVQQGRIIALKVLERPGETIGFLGEQQHVGHVEQPVENEIRFEFRGTFEDQAELLATLIRAGYRPIEYRESQADLEDVFLKLTTGAVN; translated from the coding sequence ATGCTTGAAGTTAAGAACCTTCGGAAAGAGTATTACGGTCTGGTTGCCGTATCGGACGTGAGTTTCCGGCTCAAGCCTGGGGACGTGTTTGGATTCATCGGTTCCAACGGCGCCGGCAAGACGACCACGATCAAGATGATCGCGACGCTTCTAGAACCGACGAGCGGGTCGGCAACGATCAACGGGGCGGATATCAACTCCGATCCGATCGAAGTTCGCCGGCAGATCGGCTATATGCCGGACTTTTTCGGTGTTTACGACGACGTTCGGGTCTGGGAATATCTCGACTTCTTTGCGACGATCTACAAGGTTCCCCCCAAGCAGCGTCCCGAGGTGATCGACAACGTCTTGGAACTCACCGACCTGACGGTCAAGCGGGGCGCCTTCGTCCAGTCGCTCTCGAGAGGCATGCAGCAGCGGCTGTGCCTGGCCCGATGCCTTGTCCACGACCCCGCTTTGCTGCTGCTGGACGAGCCGGCTTCGGGACTCGACCCCCGCGCGCGGGCCGAGTTGAAGGAGTTGATTCTCGAACTCGGTCGAATGGGGAAGATCGTAATCGTCTCCAGCCACATCCTTCCCGAGCTTGAGGGCTTCTGCAACACCGTCGGCATCATCGAGCGCGGAGAACTGCTTGCCTGCGGCCCGGTTTCGGACATTATCCGACAAGTCCAGCAAGGGCGAATCATCGCGCTAAAGGTACTGGAAAGACCCGGGGAAACGATTGGATTCCTCGGAGAGCAGCAACATGTCGGCCATGTTGAGCAGCCTGTAGAGAATGAGATACGGTTTGAGTTCAGAGGCACGTTCGAGGATCAGGCGGAGTTGTTAGCGACGCTGATTCGCGCGGGTTACCGGCCAATCGAGTACCGCGAGTCGCAAGCGGACCTGGAGGACGTCTTCCTCAAGCTAACGACGGGGGCAGTGAACTAG